GCATATATCAAGTCGACGTATGACTGAGCCTTCACTCACATCGAAGGCAGTGACGAGATGTCGGAGAAAGTAAATATGACTtgtggggtcaagcagggtgacccactatcaccaattctcttcaaccttgtgattgacgagggaatcgcaagggtgaaggagactggtgtaggggttaggttgggtgaccaaaaggtgtcagcattggcgtttgccgatgatttggtcctggtagcgcagacgcccactggcttgcagcaggcaatgaacgtgatggccgagaccctcgcggggggtgggcttcaagtcAACCCGGCAAGcataagacttggtacgtcaataaaaatagcacgttccaagtcttgggcagcgctgtcggatacatgagtgctgaggacgagtataagtacctcggcATTCTTGTCGGAGCTGGGGGCCGGCGAAAGTCCTGCGGttccctgctagaagaggggctccacaacatcaccagagcccctctaaaacctcaacagcagattgcgttgcttgtgggacatctggtgcccaagctcatgcatcgactggtgttggggaagtttataagacaattagcacgtatggacaggcaagtgcgagtggcggtccgccgctggctgcgcttAGCCCATGATGTGCCTTGTGCATACTTCcactcggcagctggagatggtgggctgggtataccggactttgtctaaACCGTCCGActgaataaacaagcgcggttcgaaaaattactcacctcgaccgacctggtgattcaggcggctgtccgggagccttcagtgatgagcaagctgcagcattggactggacccgcatgcattgctggtcgacaggcgggtaatAAATCCGAACGTCAACACgtatggagggccaatctggtcagcacTGTCGACagtgcggctctcgctccatctgctgctgtgcctcaggttagcagatgggtgaacagcgggaaccgtttcctgtccggttctgattATGTGAacgccgtccaagtgaggataggtgctttacccacccctgccagggcgtccagaggccggcctgAGATCAACAGCCTTTGTGACACTTGTCAGAAGCCGGATATGCTCGGGCATATCGCATAGATGTGCCCCCGTactcatggcgggagggtaaagaggcacgacatcagtgcctatttgacCGGACGACTGAGACAGAAGGGTTACAAGGTGTCCTGTGAGCCGTGCATTCcggttgtggggtcctttcggaagccggacatcgtggcttccaaaggttcAGAGGCCTATATAACAGACACTCAGGTCTCTGGGATCCACTTCGCACTTTAAGCTGCACGCCagtataagtgcagctactatggcaccccggaagtcttacaaggtgTACGGGAATATACCGGGAAAggcaccgtgcacgtaacatctgccactcttaattggcgtggtgcatggtgccaagaaagcgcgagtgctctcagagggttagggctgacgtaccaggacCTTGAGTTGTGCactgtcaaagccctaacctggactcactcccttcacaggatgtggtccaagagcacaggttagcaatcggagcctgccttgtcCATATGGTGTCAGCCATCGggcaggctgacgtcatctccccctttgtgtgcttggggtgtgcgggattaggctggtCTCCCGTGGCtccaagggcaggtaccagttcctgaggttgggttgtcgggcgggcggtggacgccttgggggggggggggggggttgcccattgctcccgtgcgacaggccgcactggaaggtgagcggtgctggaaggtcgctgtctTGAGTCGGCAAGGTAAGGTATATTCGaaccatcatctaactgccacctctcaacttacttctacctatgctgtctgtcagcaatctgatcttaaatcttcctcttatagtgtcCATACATGTCTTTCCAaactaacaacttctttcactatcaacacgtACTTAGGTCGCTTGCCGACATACATCCTTTTAGAAAAGCACAGTAATAGTAGTTAGACTTTTCTCCACAGCACACCACTAATTGGAAATGCTTAAAAAAGATAGAGGTAATACACAGGACTCTGGTTTAAATGGGAGATACTTTACAAAGAATACAGGGTGCAGTAGGGGTCATTAAAGGAAATTTGGGGACTGGGGTCAttacagagatcatggggaatgTAGCAAGGATTGCTAAGAATACGAGTTATGGGCTAGGGATatgagaggacacacacacaaactagggGAACTCGTAGAGAAGACCCAGAAAATATGCTACCGGAATTAGGGAGCTGGATTACAGTGAAAGGTCAGAAGCCATGTTTGCTCATCATGAAGAAAATGTGATGACCACAACCTTCAAATATTTGAACCAGTTTGATAATGTCCATAATATTCACGTTTTCAAGGGATGCAGATGGAGTAACTAGGAGGTTCATGGGAGATGTTTAGAATTGATTCTACAGTATAAGAGAGGTAGAGATACTGAATAAACTGAGTGATAAAACTGAATATTGACAGTATACGTAAGTttacaaagttgtatgatagcagagaaagttcaagacatggggccttacgagtgtagaacaccctcctgcacagtacaagagatggagcctcaaGAGTGTGAAACATCCTCACcacacagtacaggagatggggccctactagtgtaaaactctccctctacagtacaagaggtggaaCCCTACGAATGTAGAACTActgccccgtacagtacaaaagatggggcccatgagtgtagaaccctCTTCCTagtactgtacaagagatggggctccacgaatgTAGACTTCACTCCCCATACAATACAAgggatggggtcccacgagtgtagaactcccacctCATAAGGCGTACACAGGTATTTACACACCCTGGGAGGTCGAATATCTGTTGGATGACAACGTGGGTCACGAGAGGTGGTAACCCTCCAACTGAGGCCtgatccccctccccacctacccactcacccacccacccacccacacacacacacacacacacacacacacacacacacacacaccagcttggtTGGGTGcgccctgccagccagccactcagctcGTCAGTCTGCAACTGGAACTCGTGGATCTCAACTCAATGAGACTTGACTAACCGCAtccctaccatcacaaccacagaaaattacccaaccatcaccactacagtacgGACAttccttaccatcatcactacagtaaggacatctccatcatcaacactacaaGACATCCCAGATCGTCACCTTTACAGTAAGGACatctcctaccatcatcactacataaaggacatcccacatcatcaccactacagtaaGGACATCCCACTATCACTGCTACAATAAGGAAATCCCCCTCCATCATCAGTACTGTAAGGACATACCACTATTTTCACCACTGTAAGGACATCCCCTACCATCACCAATACAGGACataccctgccatcaccactacagaaaatcccatccatcaccactacaggaCATCCCTGTCATCACCTCTACAGTAAGGCCATCCTACTATATACACAAGTTTTGgctaatatatattttcccctttgCTACAGCCTTCCTCAGTTTACATGTGTCATAAGCTAGATAAAGTTTAGGTTATCTTATGTTAAAGATATGGGCTGGACCTGAAATGTCGAACTCTTCATTATAACTGAGTGCAGTGCTAGTCTAAatataattatgtatgtatgtggttttttttttttttttatgttttatccctggggataggggagaaagaatacttcccacgtattccctgcgtgtcgtagaaggcgactaaaaggggagggagcgggaggctggaaatcttcccctctcgttttttttttttttaattttccaaaacaaggaacagagaagggggccaggtgaggatattccctccaaggcccagtcctctgttcttaacgctacctcgctaacgcgggaaatggcgaatagtttgaaagaaagaaaaaaagtatgtgGTTGTATGAGGTTGTGAGTGCACGTGTGCACGTGTATGTTCCATGTTTGTATATATCATTAAGGATGTTATTTCAAGCAGCAGTATACACGTGTAAGCGTTGACGTCAAATGTTCAACATGAATATGCGATTGCAGGTGTTCCTTGTCTCCAGTGGACAGGTGGGGGATGAGGCTGGCTGTGCCTCAGAGTGTGCTGCAACATCTGTCACAATGGACATAATATACTGCgtgcaaatggaaatggaagaCTAACGAGTCATTTAGACGTACAGGCTGCAAGATCTGAAGACGTGACACAGGATTGTGCTAGAGATTACTAGCGAAGAGGTTGTTAAAGTGAAACCTTGAGCAGTGTGACAGAAGTGTCTATGACTTAAGAACTTAACAATACCATTATCAACTTAGACTACATCAAACTGATATCTCACGGTCTATATATGATATCATCATAAACACAGTTATTAAGTGCCATCTTCCACGAGGTCTGAGGTTTACCCTCCCAGAGGATGACACTCGATGTCCCGTGGTTACGTCATTTGCATACAGATCATTCATTACCTTTATATGGTATGCAATCTAACTCACAGTTGGAAAAACAGGAATCCACCGAGACAACAGCTTCAGCCAGGATTATGACTAAAATGTGGCTCAAGATCTGCAGGTTTTACTTGGAGAATAGACGAGTCTGTGTGACTTGACAAGGTTTGGCCTGCACAATGAGACCATTCACACTATTGACTTAGGTTCGCGGCCTGACCGCGTCTATTAACAACATACCTCGCCAAGGTCTGAGCATGAGTATGCGATATGGGCGGAGACTGCATGGCGCGACAACCTACGCTTTCACGTATGTATGTAGTTTGagaattatcattaacacctgaaaAACGTGTTAAATATTATCGGTTCGTAAATGTAATTTGATACTGAAGGCCTTATTGACCCTAGTAGTTGATAGGCTGAACGTTCAAATAACCAACCACCAGCCAAGGGTCACATAAGAGGTGAGAGAGAAGTCTTAGacttatcttgaacacctgacaGTTCCCAGTGGTTTTGTTCAATCAGAAGAGTGTTTTCTTCGGTAGTCAAGTCTGATATGGCGATTATATTGATACCAGACTTGGCTTACCAATTACTTGAGAATATGCTTTATTCCCCTTACCCTTTATTGTTCAAACCATATTTCACTAGAGGtgaagtttttttgttttttttgtaacAAAATTAACTATAACAAATATGGAAATTCCGTACAGGGACTAAGTGCATTTACCCTGATAGTAATTACTGCTCCTGTCACCCGCAACATTGAGTGGATGTTGTATGTTCTTGTGCACACCGTCCGGCCAGTCTTCTCGACGACTGAGAAATCTGtacaggaaaaaaatatctatagaCGGGAAGACAGATAACCATTTTGCGCCAGGAAGACATGTATCGCCCAAACTTAATTGGAAGGATGAACTAGGTTGGCAGAGTCCGGAACACGCACACGGGCCAATAGCACTCGTGGTTGTGATTACCTGTTTTTCTAATAAGCGAAAAGAGTTCTATATTCGTGTGAGTGCGATGATTTACCCGAGGCACCAGGCCAATAAATCTAGGTTACttaacggcaaaaaaaaaaaaaaaaatgaaatctggAGAAAGGCGACAACACAACCCTCAAGGTGTCTTTCCTTTACCCCACCGCTATTCTCTAGTGACCACTGTCATGTGTATTTCAGGTGATGGCTTCCCTAGACGGTTTGGACCTCCTCTTCACCAAATTGGGGATCGGcaagtggaattacattttttacACCACTTCTCTGTTAGGTAAGACTGAAGTTGTGTTTTGCATCTCGGGTGTAGACTAAGACTGAATGTGATTCGTCACAGTTGGTCCCTGCTCGGGCTGACAGATGTCCCAGAATGCTTGGTTGAACTTTGATCATTTGTTTTATGACGTGGCAGGATTTCATATGCTCCTTAGggctcctgaccgtgacgcattcacgggcctcccagggtcgagcgcaagcTTGGATTGCTTGTTCGAACTGTGAGCTTCAGCTATTTCTAGAACATGTCGATGAGTGATTCTCTCTACCATTCTTACAGCAAAAGTTTCATATCTTGCTTACGGGCGGCCATCTCTTATTAACACTTCTAACCATAATCCCACTTGTGGAACTCATGCTCTCGTCTCCATTGTTTCAGGCTTGAGACAGTCCCTTTTTAGCGTATATGAACTACCGTATATCGACGTTATTTGAAACTATTTCGGGAGATTCCTTATGCCAGTCTGACAGACAATTAACGACAAACGCATAGGGGAACAGTAAGGACACAACGAGTGTAGTGTATGCATGTTAACGTGAGCGGTTGTACAACTCGGGAAGGCTGGATATCAAGTTCTTCGGTGCCAGATGGCACAGTCTCCCTGTTCTCAGATGGCACAGTCAGTCCCTGTTCTCAGATGGCACAGTCAGTCCCTGTTCTCAGATGGCACAGTAAGTCCCTGTTCGGGCTTTATCACTGTCCATGTGTTGCTACTCCTACAGCGTTAGAGGGCTACCTTCAAGGTGACGTTACCCTGAGGCTTCCTTTGTCCTGGCATCATCTTGAACCCGGTCCAGTTTTCACCACTATTACCTGATTACTTTTTATGTCAAATCACAATAATTGATTTCGGAAAACTCGACCATGCCTTCTGTGATACACATCAGTTCAAACAGAGACCGATTGTGGCAATATTCACTCCGGATTCTGAGCAAATGTATCATACATTACTCCATCAAGTTCTAATTAACATGAAATTACTTATTACTCTATTGGACTCGGTGCACTCTACAGTGAAATCCCAATTGAAGTTTGAGTTATAAATATGTACGGATGAATTGGTAAGTAGATCTGCGTCCACATTATCAGTCGATAACATGTTGCTGTCCGCACCACAGCCATGGCCAACAACAGGTTATGAAGTACTAAAAATAAAGGTTTGTTGTGAGGGAAAAATGTTTGTGTCGTGCCAAGTGATATTACACAGGCTCCATATAAACTGTGAACTTGCTTCCAGCTTACTTTCTGATTATCCACGATTCTATTCCTTAAGAAATTTTCATTCCAGTAAAGATTTTGAATTAGATCTCTGCAGTTCTGATTTCTGTCTGTCTCAGTACCCGCCACACAGCCTGGCCTCCTGATCGGGGCGGAGTTCATGAACCCGCTGCCCAGCTTCACCTGCAACCTTTTTGACAACGGCTCCACTACCTCGTATAATGGGTGAGTTGGACGGCTTGTATAATGACTGACTAATGGCCTGGATAATGGGTGACCATTGACCTACATGATGGTGACCTGACATATATGATGGGTGACTGTTAACCTTGATAATTGGTGAATGATGATCTGGATAATGGTTAGGGTAACAGGTGTCATAATCTGAAGAATAATAGCGTATAATCTTATTTAAAGGATTGCGGTTTTTGCAAGTGGTGAGTTGTCCTGTCGATTATGGTGTAATATATTCCTTAAGTAATAGATAATTTGATTGATTTTAAATGACTTCGAATACATGACTTAAAGTTATCTCCTAGATAATGAGTGACATAAGCTTataagctttagtttaaatcatGAGTAGTGTTTGAGTGTATACGTACTCgattatcagtattatgatgtATAGACAGTAATTTTTTCATGTCTGCGATGATACCTGATGACTGAATGATAGGTACACCCATATATCAATCTAAGATCATCTGCATTCTGTGTAGGAAAATAtgcataatgattatcattaagcTCTTATAATGTGGTCTGTGATACTAAAGGAAAATCAAAGGACAAGTGACAAATCATTCTGTAGACCATTGACGATCACGAGTGACACTGATTACATACAAATAACGAAATCTTTCTTATAGAGTATGTCCTCTTCTCCATTTTCTCTGGTCATCTGCGTTGAAAACGGGTATACCTCCACCCAGAAACTTAATTATTTCTAAGTAGTTTCATGCAGTGTCAGGACAATATCTACAAAATTAAAGAATGTCTAAGTAGATTTCCATAAACAGCCAAAAGCATAAAATCAGACGTAGGAAATCACTCTCAAAATGGATCCTTTTCTGGGAATTATGTGGACAACTGATTTATGGAAGGAGATACAGTTAAGTGGTAGTATTTAAATGTGACATGCTAAAACGAGAACTTAGGTCATAACGTATAACCGTGTGTTGAACTActgtcatgtgtgaggcaggtCTGAGTGCtttatggtggaggagggagacgtcGTGCCTTGTACCAGTTGGACTTATGACACCTCCGTCTTCCAGTCCACCGTATCTATGGAAGTAAGTGCGTCGCGCTTTTGCTTTCAATTTTAGCTGTCGCATTCCAGATTTTTCTCATGTTCATGGGTACAAGTAATTGAAATTTTTATCCTGATGCTATATATTTTATGCATATTCTATCgtgatgtatatatctatgtacagGAAAATAAGCACTTTGCAGTGGTATACAGTGTATGGAAATTGCAATAACATAAGGCAGTCAAGTTCTTTGactatattcattcccatgacACGGTAGCAGGGCCTTCGGGCAAGACAGTAAAACCCTTGGGTATAACAGCCCAACTCCTAGGGGCATACCATCATATCCAAAGATTGTAAGATCATGCTCAAGGTGTTTGTGGTAATAATGCGTCAGTCATGTTTGGGCAGTGGGACCTGGTGTGCGAACGGGCGCCTTTGGGTCCTCTCTTCCAAACAATCTTCACTTGCGGCTCTTTATTCGGCTCCATCCTAGCCGCCCTCGCCGCTCACAGGTAACGTGTCACGTTTCACCCACATGTTTTAGTTTAAATGATAAGCCATTAACGTCCAGGGACCCGAGAGCAACATGTTACCTTTGCTAACAGGTTATGCTTCTGTATTTCGCCAAGTTAACATCTAAGAAATGAGCCTCCCTGTAGGTACTTCACTAAATTGTCATTATGTTCACATGTCTTCATATGACATAAGATTGATAATGTATATTCCTGTACAATGGCGCAGATGAACAGGTCGAATTCACCGGGTCCTTAAAAAAGTGAGTAATGCAGGTACGGGCGTCGGGCGGCCGTGCGGTTGGGGACGGCGTGTACATTGGTTGGCGTGGTGCTCCTAACAGTGACTCCCTGGTTCTCCTTGGTTCTGGTGCTTCGCTTCCTGCTGGGCGtcttcaacaccatcatggtctacCCGGGTTTCCTTCTCTGTGAGTCAACATTTCTTGCCATATGTCACCTTCCAACAACTTTCTTCAGATATCTTGTATTAACCACTCAAGACTAGACTCTTAAACTTTCGATTCCCAGAGTTTAACTGTAGAAGGCACCAGGAAAGTCTCGGTTTCACCAACTTTGCTAACTTGTACACTGCTCATTAACTCGGTACAGTATATTTCAAGCACGAGATGAGACGTAGGAAATTGTTCTGTGTAGTTAGCGTTTTTATTCACTGGTTCTGGTTTTTACAACATATGAAACCTTGTTGGATTATTAGATCAGGAAAGCGAACGAGTCTGTATTCTGgatattatcatactttgctTAGTCCTGGAGACTGGATAAAGTGTAACAACGCTGACGGTACTTAACTTTGCTTAAAGTTATGGCAGTCAGAGTTTCAAAAGTGACTGAAGTATATGTTTTGTCCGATGCCAGCCATAGAGATATGCGTGCCGCGGATGCGCCCTATTCTAGGCATAGTGTTGGCGGTGCCGTATGCAGTCACCATGATCATCCTGGCCGGCCTCGCCTTCTCCATACGGGAGTGGCGACCACTGCAAGCAGTcgtctccctccccatcctgttcACCCTCCTCCCGGTCCTTTAGTGAGTACCTCTACCGTAAAGATGTTTGTTATATCACTGAAAATTTAATGAGGGCTTTTGATCCTCTCaatctatatttattttcattcttttgctGACATGATAATGGTCTTACATGTGCTCCTAGTTCTAGGGGTACATCCAACCCGCTACTACCGTTAGACTgtcatattttcttattctaatcGTTCCTCATTTGGGAATACGTAGCTTTGCACTTGATCTCCCAGAAACTGAGTGAAAAGTTTCCTATAGATGCTAGTATAGCTGTATATAAGTTGTGTATCTATTGAATGACTGTATTAAGGTACTGTAACTAGTTGCTGTGCCTACTAAATGTCTTGAATTGACCTGCATGAAATTTCTCCATCTACCTTTGCATTGTTTAAAGAGATTATCCGTTTAATATACTACAAAGAAATGAATAAGATAATTCCAAACGCTAAACACTAAAGTCTTTACCTCCCAaacaataaatagataagtagaaAGAATAAATTCATTCACTTGAGCAAAAATCGCTGAAGCCGAACAAGAAGCACAAGTATGTTAAaacgttaggaaaaaaaaaagaatgctttcATCAGGTAAATCCGTTTTTCTTTTATGCAACACTGCAACACAGGTTGGTCAGTTAGACCATTTAACCAACTTTTATACACAACACATAAATCCACATGTAAGCGGCCACCACACTACAGTTACACATTAGCCACCACCTCTGGGCCAGTAATCGCCCCGTGATCGGGCTGTCACTGACAGCAACCCGTGTCAAGTTTAATTCTGACGAATCTTGACACTAACACCAACTGTGACCATTCCTTTAAAGACCACATAGTGCCTAAGGTATCTTTATAAGAACTTTAGTACTTAACAGTGTTATCAGTAGACTGAGTAATGTGCTTCTATAAATAAAATCTGTATAGGTAACTTTGGGAAGAACAGGCTTGTTCAGTGATATAATTGCAGATAGCAGATCACTAATGAGCTAGACAATTATGATGGAATgtgtatattacatatatatgataaacgTGTGTTAAGATTACTGGCTTATGACCAGCAGGCAGTTGGTAACCTTTCAGTACAACGATATACCcagtacaccatacacacatacacgtgacaCGTGGGTTCGTCTTGTTATTTTTCTGATAACTACTTTGCTAAGTATAGTTGGTGGTGCTGGCAGCCTGGTGGACGAGTCACCGAGGTGGCTGGTGGTGAATGGGAGACTGGACGAGGCGTTGAAGGTGCTGCAGCGAGCATCCCGACTGAACAGCGTCTCCTTGCCCGAACCATCTGAACttgccatcatcgtctccaccaTATACAAGGTACCACATTCCCGGCTCTGCCACACATGCCATGCACGACATCCACAACACTCCTTACACATCCACTCAGCAACTTAAGCTTCACAATAGTTATGgagaaatatttatttttcttttcaaaattcatCATAGAAGTTAGAGACAACTAAAATGGATATCACAAACCGGTATCTACCTGAAAAGAAATTAATTATTTAAAAAGAAGTATGAAGCTGTATACCCATATCTTAATTCTCATTTTTTTCGGGTTAATGGAAATGTTAAGAAAGATGTATGTGTTCACTTCGATATTTAATCATTGATTAACAATTACCTTCTTCATGTTAATTAAACATCTGGcttgaccctcgagcacgacccttgagtatgatcgCCTGGCCTTTACCCTGAGTCTCTTTATAAAGATTAGGTTGtgataccatcatactcaagggttgtagtgtCCTGCTATGAAAGCATTACCCAAGACAGTTTACAGAGGTGAGCTGAGCCTCGCACCAACCGCAATCCACCTCTGTAACCGTCTCCTGCAGTTCATATATATGGGTACTGACTCACGTGTTCTGTGCTTGTATCTGTGTACTAGGGCCATCAGCCCCACCTCATTAACCTGCCTCAAGGTCAACTACATTTGTATAACTCTATACACAAGTTAGCTAAGTGATTGCAATGTGTTGTGAACTAGTAAAAGTAACGTAGTTAAGCTTAAGTGGCCATTGCACTGGACGATGTCTGACTCTCAAGCAACCAGACTACAACCTAAACCCGACTTACCCACGCCCTTTGTCCGTTTTCGTAAACCATCGGTACCAAAGTACATGATTTCACAGGCAAGTTCCATCTTGACACATTTAAGTTTCTCTCATGACATTTCTGTCGAGAAATTTCTCAAATACAATATCAGGTGCCATTAAGCCAGATGACGATAAACTATCCTTCTGTTAGTCGTCAAATTTCTCGTTTCTCCAGAGACAAAACAAAATGACTGGAAAGCAGACGGAGGACGGAACTCTGGAGAGCACTCAGATTAGTTACattgaaaaagagaaggaaaaccaGATAAGCTTCGTAGAGACGAAACTGGGAGAGAGTGTAGAGcgcgggcgggaggagggagacagcagcagcagcagcagcagcagcagcaacaacaagctGGGAGTGGAAGACGGGATAGGGTCGTGGTGGGCGGGTCCGGTGGCCTTGGTCCGCACCTCCTGTATCAGGAAGAGGATGGTCATCCTAACCCTAATATGGCTCATGATGAGCATGGTCTACCTGGGTCTTCCTCTCAGC
The sequence above is a segment of the Panulirus ornatus isolate Po-2019 chromosome 23, ASM3632096v1, whole genome shotgun sequence genome. Coding sequences within it:
- the LOC139756931 gene encoding steroid transmembrane transporter SLC22A24-like isoform X1 translates to MASLDGLDLLFTKLGIGKWNYIFYTTSLLVPATQPGLLIGAEFMNPLPSFTCNLFDNGSTTSYNGSECFMVEEGDVVPCTSWTYDTSVFQSTVSMEWDLVCERAPLGPLFQTIFTCGSLFGSILAALAAHRYGRRAAVRLGTACTLVGVVLLTVTPWFSLVLVLRFLLGVFNTIMVYPGFLLSIEICVPRMRPILGIVLAVPYAVTMIILAGLAFSIREWRPLQAVVSLPILFTLLPVLYLVDESPRWLVVNGRLDEALKVLQRASRLNSVSLPEPSELAIIVSTIYKRQNKMTGKQTEDGTLESTQISYIEKEKENQISFVETKLGESVERGREEGDSSSSSSSSSNNKLGVEDGIGSWWAGPVALVRTSCIRKRMVILTLIWLMMSMVYLGLPLSSDAFSSPFLYMVLLGVIEMPAYTLTAPITQRLGRRLVICFCFTSCGFLLLSEFSLNLAHNHNELIYFVLTLCSYLFICTAYQVNLLYASELLPTSIRPWGTATCVLAGSLGFSISPYITDYLTQHLQWLSSLLFGVCSVLCAVLVMLLPETNGLKLPETVADLSSTSAPPRSREDVMATMTGTGRV
- the LOC139756931 gene encoding steroid transmembrane transporter SLC22A24-like isoform X2, with translation MASLDGLDLLFTKLGIGKWNYIFYTTSLLVPATQPGLLIGAEFMNPLPSFTCNLFDNGSTTSYNGSECFMVEEGDVVPCTSWTYDTSVFQSTVSMEWDLVCERAPLGPLFQTIFTCGSLFGSILAALAAHRYGRRAAVRLGTACTLVGVVLLTVTPWFSLVLVLRFLLGVFNTIMVYPGFLLSIEICVPRMRPILGIVLAVPYAVTMIILAGLAFSIREWRPLQAVVSLPILFTLLPVLYLVDESPRWLVVNGRLDEALKVLQRASRLNSVSLPEPSELAIIVSTIYKRQNKMTGKQTEDGTLESTQISYIEKEKENQISFVETKLGESVERGREEGDSSSSSSSSSNNKLGVEDGIGSWWAGPVALVRTSCIRKRMVILTLIWLMMSMVYLGLPLSSDAFSSPFLYMVLLGVIEMPAYTLTAPITQRLGRRLVICFCFTSCGFLLLSEFSLNLAHNHNELIYFVLTLCSYLFICTAYQTQHLQWLSSLLFGVCSVLCAVLVMLLPETNGLKLPETVADLSSTSAPPRSREDVMATMTGTGRV